A window from Borrelia sp. P9F1 encodes these proteins:
- a CDS encoding SPOR domain-containing protein — MKDLHESNNKGFLVALTSIIAVCTIIFLGIIVFFPNKNLASDIASKNIVLQETEEKKATENENTEETLKITDNANEIIIDLTKDLKKDKSLNSSISSGKELRVIRQQDIPKKHTKDPPQNPKTIAKTKRQAHNKSENKYDPNKEYYIQFASLSDPIAADNNIQELMKYRVNAKIYSATINEKDIYRVRSGPYKTISEAKSDLRKISASNSFKDAYILTINK, encoded by the coding sequence ATGAAAGATTTACATGAGAGTAACAACAAAGGCTTTTTGGTAGCACTTACTTCGATTATAGCCGTTTGTACAATAATATTCCTTGGAATAATTGTTTTCTTTCCAAACAAAAATCTAGCCTCTGACATCGCAAGCAAAAATATTGTTTTACAAGAGACAGAAGAAAAAAAAGCTACGGAAAATGAAAATACTGAGGAAACATTAAAAATAACTGACAATGCAAATGAAATTATAATTGATCTTACAAAAGATCTTAAAAAAGATAAAAGTTTAAATAGCAGTATCAGTAGTGGAAAAGAACTACGGGTCATAAGACAGCAAGACATACCCAAAAAACACACGAAGGATCCACCCCAAAACCCAAAAACTATTGCAAAGACAAAAAGGCAAGCTCACAACAAATCTGAAAATAAATACGACCCTAATAAAGAGTACTACATACAATTTGCATCACTGTCGGACCCAATTGCCGCTGATAATAATATTCAGGAACTAATGAAATACAGAGTAAATGCAAAAATCTATTCAGCGACAATAAATGAGAAAGATATCTACCGCGTCAGATCTGGACCTTACAAAACCATATCGGAAGCCAAATCAGATCTGAGGAAAATATCAGCATCAAATTCATTCAAAGATGCCTATATCTTAACTATTAACAAATAA
- the coaE gene encoding dephospho-CoA kinase (Dephospho-CoA kinase (CoaE) performs the final step in coenzyme A biosynthesis.), protein MGRNASIIGITGRIATGKDTVSKIITSGYGYYEIDVDKIGHTALYKRKDRIVEVFGKKILNNENEIERLKLREIVFSDKAKLDKLESITHPLIQKEIEGKVLKGPFDKVIINAALLFKLNLEQFCRYIFVIKASNAVIKARLKLNRNLDDKLITNILKWQKCIFFNKNILNLKIINIINNGSYDCLKKEIDTKMKEVVNERFT, encoded by the coding sequence ATGGGGAGAAATGCATCCATAATTGGCATAACCGGCAGAATAGCAACTGGGAAAGATACTGTTTCAAAAATAATTACAAGTGGATATGGGTATTACGAAATAGATGTGGATAAAATTGGACACACAGCACTATACAAGAGGAAAGATCGAATAGTAGAAGTCTTTGGTAAAAAAATATTGAATAATGAGAATGAAATAGAAAGATTAAAACTTAGGGAAATTGTTTTCAGTGACAAAGCAAAACTGGATAAGTTAGAATCGATAACACATCCCCTTATACAAAAAGAAATAGAAGGCAAAGTATTGAAGGGTCCATTTGATAAAGTAATAATAAACGCTGCATTGCTTTTTAAATTAAATCTTGAGCAATTCTGTAGATATATATTTGTAATAAAAGCAAGCAATGCTGTGATAAAAGCAAGACTAAAGTTAAATCGAAACTTAGATGATAAATTGATTACAAACATCCTTAAGTGGCAAAAATGTATTTTTTTCAATAAAAATATTCTAAATCTAAAAATAATAAATATAATTAACAATGGGAGTTATGATTGTTTGAAAAAAGAAATTGATACAAAAATGAAAGAGGTAGTGAATGAAAGATTTACATGA